Proteins encoded in a region of the Variovorax sp. PAMC 28711 genome:
- a CDS encoding uroporphyrinogen-III synthase, with protein MGGVRVIVTRPLREAQRWVNDLRAAGVDAVALPLIQIAPVDDVEPLRAAWRRIDAYAAVMSVSAAAVEEFFRHQRAEALQPLPRWWATGPGTARALGQAGVPAASIDTPAHDAGRFDSEALWAHVRAQVTPGARVLIVRGGDASGRPTGRDWLAQEVDAAGARRDTVVAYRRLAPGFAANEQAIAAEGASGRAIWLFSSSEAIANLQQAMPAANWHAARAVATHPRIAQAAADAGFGTVCLSQPLQASLVASIESLA; from the coding sequence ATGGGCGGTGTGCGTGTCATTGTCACGCGGCCCTTGCGCGAGGCGCAACGGTGGGTGAACGACCTTCGCGCCGCCGGGGTCGATGCCGTCGCTCTGCCCCTCATCCAGATCGCGCCGGTGGACGATGTCGAGCCGTTGCGCGCGGCCTGGCGCCGTATCGACGCGTACGCAGCGGTGATGTCGGTGAGCGCTGCGGCCGTCGAAGAATTCTTCCGGCACCAACGGGCCGAGGCTTTGCAGCCCCTCCCGCGCTGGTGGGCGACCGGCCCCGGCACGGCGCGCGCGCTGGGGCAGGCCGGGGTGCCCGCAGCGTCGATCGACACGCCCGCCCACGACGCAGGCCGCTTCGATTCCGAAGCGCTGTGGGCGCACGTCCGTGCGCAGGTGACGCCCGGTGCGCGCGTGCTGATCGTGCGCGGCGGCGATGCGTCGGGGCGTCCGACGGGGCGTGACTGGCTGGCGCAGGAAGTCGACGCGGCGGGCGCACGGCGCGACACCGTGGTGGCCTATCGGCGACTCGCGCCCGGATTCGCCGCCAATGAACAAGCGATCGCCGCGGAGGGCGCATCGGGCCGGGCGATCTGGCTGTTCAGCAGCTCGGAAGCCATCGCCAATCTGCAGCAGGCGATGCCCGCCGCGAACTGGCACGCTGCGCGCGCTGTGGCGACGCATCCGCGCATCGCGCAAGCCGCGGCGGATGCGGGTTTCGGCACGGTTTGCCTCTCGCAGCCGCTCCAGGCGTCGCTGGTCGCGTCGATAGAATCGTTGGCATGA
- the hemC gene encoding hydroxymethylbilane synthase — MSNIVIATRESRLALWQAEHVKALLQEKGHSVSLLGMTTRGDQILDRSLSKVGGKGLFVKELETAIEDGRADIAVHSLKDVPMDLPAGFVLACVLEREDPRDALVSPRYASLDALPQGAVVGTSSLRRVVLLKALRPDVRIEPLRGNLDTRLRKLDEGQYDAIVLAAAGLIRLDLASRIRVAFEPDTLLPAAGQGALGIEVRADRVDLIEALAPLASQRDGLATAAERAVSRSMGGSCSMPLAAHARWQPSGHLRIDAAWGDPEGRSALVRVHLEDRADDMTEARSLGERAAGMLRAGGAG, encoded by the coding sequence TTGAGCAACATCGTGATCGCCACGCGCGAAAGCCGTCTGGCCTTGTGGCAGGCAGAGCATGTCAAGGCACTGCTGCAAGAAAAGGGCCACAGCGTCAGCCTGCTCGGAATGACCACCCGGGGCGACCAGATCCTCGACCGCTCGCTGAGCAAGGTCGGCGGCAAGGGTTTGTTCGTTAAGGAACTCGAAACCGCCATTGAAGACGGTCGCGCCGACATCGCGGTGCATTCGCTCAAGGACGTACCGATGGACTTGCCCGCCGGCTTCGTGCTGGCCTGCGTGCTGGAGCGCGAAGACCCGCGTGATGCCCTGGTGTCGCCGCGCTATGCATCGCTGGACGCGCTGCCGCAGGGCGCCGTCGTCGGCACGTCGAGCCTGCGCCGCGTGGTGCTGCTGAAGGCGCTGCGTCCCGACGTGCGCATCGAGCCCTTGCGCGGCAACCTCGACACCCGCTTGCGCAAGCTCGATGAGGGCCAGTACGACGCGATCGTGCTGGCCGCGGCGGGCTTGATCCGGCTCGACCTCGCCAGCCGCATCCGCGTCGCCTTCGAGCCCGACACCCTGCTGCCCGCGGCCGGGCAGGGCGCACTGGGCATCGAAGTGCGGGCGGATCGCGTGGACCTCATCGAGGCGCTGGCGCCGCTGGCCAGCCAGCGCGACGGGCTCGCCACCGCGGCCGAGCGCGCGGTGAGCCGGTCGATGGGCGGCAGCTGCTCGATGCCGCTGGCCGCGCACGCGCGTTGGCAGCCGAGCGGCCATTTGCGCATCGATGCTGCCTGGGGCGACCCCGAAGGCCGGTCCGCGCTGGTCCGCGTGCATCTGGAAGACCGGGCCGACGACATGACCGAGGCCCGCTCGCTCGGGGAACGGGCGGCCGGGATGTTGCGCGCCGGCGGCGCGGGCTGA
- a CDS encoding uroporphyrinogen-III C-methyltransferase, with protein MSASASLPNEDLPQEPVAMAQVPATLTPAAHASLAAQTLSRIVFGLLALVAFVALAIAIALWQKVGNMQEQLARQSGDALAQSLEARTLARQAHETVRDTAARLALAETRVGEVALQRSQLEELMQSLSRSRDENLVVDIESAVRLALQQAEVTGNTEPLLAALKAGDQRIARAAQPRLAPLQRAMQRDADRIRSRANSDSSEGLRKLDDLMRSVDDLPTINAVAARSGGLNEWQADAVPADAPWWRRLLLTVRSEARSLVRVGRIDQPEAVLLAPEQTYFLRENLKLKLLNLRLALLSRQVDSARTELATVSATLNRYFDPASRRTQAAATLLQQLQAQVKSTEPLRIDDTVAALATAAAGR; from the coding sequence ATGAGCGCATCTGCTTCCCTGCCCAACGAAGACCTGCCGCAAGAGCCGGTGGCGATGGCGCAGGTGCCGGCGACGCTGACCCCCGCGGCGCACGCGAGCCTTGCCGCGCAGACCCTGTCGCGCATCGTGTTCGGCCTGCTGGCGCTGGTGGCCTTCGTGGCCCTGGCGATCGCGATCGCGCTGTGGCAGAAGGTCGGCAACATGCAGGAGCAACTGGCCCGGCAGAGCGGCGATGCGCTCGCGCAATCGCTCGAAGCGCGCACCCTGGCGCGCCAGGCACACGAAACGGTACGCGACACCGCGGCGCGGCTCGCGCTCGCCGAAACGCGAGTCGGCGAAGTGGCGCTGCAGCGTTCGCAGCTCGAAGAACTCATGCAGAGTCTTTCGCGCTCACGCGACGAGAACCTGGTGGTCGACATCGAATCGGCGGTCCGGCTGGCGTTGCAGCAAGCCGAGGTCACCGGCAACACCGAGCCGTTGCTGGCGGCGCTTAAGGCCGGCGACCAGCGCATCGCGCGCGCGGCGCAACCGCGGCTCGCGCCCTTGCAGCGCGCCATGCAGCGCGATGCCGACCGCATCCGCAGCCGTGCCAACAGCGACAGCAGCGAGGGGCTGCGCAAGCTCGACGACCTGATGCGCAGCGTCGACGACCTGCCCACGATCAATGCGGTGGCCGCGCGCAGTGGCGGCCTGAACGAGTGGCAGGCCGACGCCGTGCCGGCCGATGCGCCATGGTGGCGGCGGCTGCTCCTCACCGTGCGCAGCGAGGCGCGTTCGCTGGTGCGCGTCGGCCGCATCGACCAACCCGAGGCGGTGTTGCTGGCGCCGGAACAAACCTACTTCCTGCGGGAAAATCTCAAGCTGAAGCTCCTGAACCTGCGGCTCGCGTTGTTGTCGCGTCAGGTCGACAGCGCGCGCACCGAGCTCGCCACCGTGAGCGCGACGCTCAACCGCTATTTCGACCCGGCATCGCGTCGCACGCAGGCGGCCGCCACGCTGCTTCAGCAGTTGCAGGCGCAGGTGAAGTCGACGGAGCCGCTGCGCATCGACGACACCGTCGCTGCGTTGGCCACCGCGGCCGCGGGGCGCTAG
- the ppc gene encoding phosphoenolpyruvate carboxylase has product MKNNKTPPATKRSARSEDQPLIDDIRLLGRILGDVIREQEGEATYALVEKIRTLSVAFRRDADHQADRALKNLLKGLSAAETVRVIRAFTYFSHLANLAEDRHLIRRRTDIDRAGESVDGSLQTALARIKKAGIAPAAIVESLAHSYVSPVLTAHPTEVQRKSILDAERGIAQLITLRDEIRQRQQLFAGQKDALTPLELADNEQQIRTRVTQIWQTRLLRFSKLTVADEIENALSYYEATFLREIPRVYAELELALGQDGTAPIAPFLRMGQWIGGDRDGNPYVTSETLEYALKRQSELVLRHYLTEVHYLGGELSLSATLVDVSVEMSTLAERSPDTNEHRVDEPYRRALTGVYSRLAATLKKLTGGDAARHAVAPQNPYANAEEFLADLRTVADSLREKHGGVLIAHRIGPLIRAVEVFGFHLATVDLRQSSDKHEAVVADLLKAARIESDYSALDEEAKQVLLLKLLDDARPLRVPDADYEPLTTKELAIFAAARTMRATYGTAAIRHYIISHTETVSDLLEALVLQKEVGLLRGTLSADAVVDLIVVPLFETIEDLRNAAPIVRAYYALPGIAALVQRSGAEQDVMLGYSDSNKDGGIFTSNWELYRTGTALVALFDELALGIRLRMFHGRGGTVGRGGGPSYQAILAQPPGTVRGQIRLTEQGEVIGSKYANREIGRRNLETLVAATLEATLLPPPKAAPASFLATANVLSTASMAAYRKLVYETPGFGDYFFGATPIREIAELNIGSRPASRNPSHKIEDLRAVPWSFSWGQCRLTLPGWYGFGSAIEQFLADSKPAERKERAVLLQRMYAQWPFFRTLLSNMDMVLAKSDLALASRYAELVADRKLRQKVFSMIEAEWHRTSDALTLITGAKQRLEGNADMQRSVRHRFPYIDPLHHLQVELMRRYRAGEGGERLQRGIHISINGVAAGLRNTG; this is encoded by the coding sequence GTGAAGAACAACAAGACACCGCCTGCCACCAAACGCTCCGCGAGGAGCGAGGACCAGCCGCTCATCGACGACATCCGGCTTCTGGGCCGCATCCTCGGCGACGTGATCCGCGAGCAGGAAGGCGAAGCCACTTATGCGCTGGTCGAAAAGATCCGCACGCTGTCGGTGGCCTTCCGCCGCGATGCCGACCATCAGGCCGACCGCGCGTTGAAGAACCTGCTCAAGGGCTTGAGCGCCGCCGAGACGGTGCGCGTGATCCGCGCCTTCACTTATTTCAGCCATCTGGCCAACCTCGCGGAAGACCGCCACCTGATCCGCCGCCGGACCGACATCGACCGAGCCGGAGAAAGCGTCGACGGCAGCCTGCAGACGGCGCTCGCGCGCATCAAGAAGGCCGGCATCGCCCCGGCCGCCATCGTCGAAAGCCTCGCGCACAGCTACGTGTCGCCGGTGCTCACCGCGCACCCGACCGAGGTCCAGCGCAAGAGCATCCTGGACGCCGAACGCGGCATCGCGCAGCTCATCACGCTGCGCGACGAGATTCGCCAGCGCCAGCAACTCTTTGCCGGCCAGAAAGACGCGCTCACGCCGCTCGAGCTGGCCGACAACGAACAACAGATTCGCACCCGCGTCACGCAGATCTGGCAGACCCGCCTGCTGCGCTTTTCCAAGCTGACGGTGGCCGACGAAATCGAGAACGCGCTGAGCTATTACGAAGCGACCTTCCTGCGCGAGATTCCGCGCGTCTACGCCGAACTCGAACTCGCGCTCGGGCAGGACGGCACCGCGCCGATCGCGCCCTTCCTGCGCATGGGCCAGTGGATCGGCGGTGACCGCGACGGCAATCCGTACGTGACATCCGAAACGCTCGAGTACGCGCTCAAGCGCCAGTCGGAACTCGTGCTGCGCCACTACCTCACCGAAGTGCATTACCTCGGCGGCGAGCTGTCGCTGTCGGCCACGCTGGTCGATGTGTCGGTCGAGATGAGCACGCTCGCCGAGCGCTCGCCCGACACCAACGAACATCGCGTCGACGAGCCCTATCGCCGCGCGCTCACCGGCGTGTATTCGCGCCTTGCCGCGACGCTGAAAAAGCTCACAGGCGGCGACGCCGCGCGCCACGCAGTGGCACCGCAGAACCCGTACGCCAACGCGGAAGAGTTTCTCGCCGACCTGCGCACCGTGGCCGATTCGCTGCGCGAAAAACATGGCGGCGTGCTCATCGCCCACCGCATCGGACCCCTGATCCGCGCGGTCGAGGTGTTCGGCTTTCATCTCGCGACGGTCGACCTGCGCCAGAGTTCCGACAAGCACGAAGCCGTGGTGGCCGACCTGCTCAAGGCGGCGCGCATCGAGTCCGACTACAGCGCGCTCGACGAAGAGGCCAAGCAGGTGCTTTTGCTGAAGCTGCTCGACGACGCCCGGCCGCTGCGCGTGCCCGATGCCGACTACGAACCGCTCACCACCAAGGAGCTCGCCATCTTCGCGGCGGCCCGCACGATGCGCGCGACCTACGGCACCGCCGCCATCCGCCACTACATCATCAGCCACACCGAAACGGTCAGCGACCTGCTCGAAGCACTGGTGCTGCAAAAGGAGGTGGGCCTGCTGCGCGGCACGCTGAGCGCCGACGCGGTGGTCGACCTCATCGTGGTGCCGCTGTTCGAGACCATCGAAGACCTGCGCAATGCCGCGCCCATCGTGCGCGCGTATTACGCGCTGCCCGGGATCGCCGCGCTGGTGCAGCGCTCAGGCGCCGAACAGGACGTGATGCTCGGCTACAGCGACAGCAACAAGGACGGCGGCATCTTCACCAGCAACTGGGAGCTGTACCGCACCGGCACCGCGCTCGTCGCGCTGTTCGATGAGCTCGCCCTCGGCATCCGCCTGCGCATGTTCCATGGCCGCGGTGGCACGGTCGGTCGCGGCGGCGGACCGAGCTACCAGGCGATCCTCGCGCAGCCCCCCGGCACCGTGCGCGGCCAGATCCGGCTCACCGAACAGGGCGAAGTCATCGGCTCGAAATACGCCAACCGCGAGATCGGCCGGCGCAACCTCGAGACGCTCGTGGCAGCCACGCTCGAAGCGACCTTGCTGCCGCCGCCGAAAGCAGCGCCGGCCTCGTTCCTCGCGACCGCCAACGTGCTGTCGACGGCGAGCATGGCGGCCTACCGCAAGCTGGTCTACGAAACCCCCGGCTTCGGCGACTACTTCTTCGGCGCCACGCCGATCCGTGAGATCGCCGAACTCAACATCGGCTCGCGCCCCGCATCGCGCAATCCGAGCCACAAGATCGAAGACCTGCGCGCGGTGCCGTGGAGCTTCAGCTGGGGCCAGTGCCGGCTCACGTTGCCGGGCTGGTACGGCTTCGGCTCGGCCATTGAACAGTTCCTGGCCGACAGCAAGCCCGCCGAGCGCAAGGAGCGCGCTGTCCTGTTGCAGCGCATGTACGCCCAGTGGCCGTTCTTTCGCACGCTGCTGTCGAACATGGACATGGTGCTCGCCAAGAGCGACTTGGCGCTCGCATCGCGCTACGCCGAGCTGGTGGCCGATCGCAAGCTGCGGCAAAAGGTGTTTTCGATGATCGAGGCCGAGTGGCATCGCACGTCCGATGCGCTCACCCTCATCACCGGCGCCAAGCAACGGCTCGAAGGCAACGCCGACATGCAGCGCTCGGTGCGGCACCGCTTTCCGTACATCGATCCGCTGCACCACCTGCAGGTCGAACTGATGCGCCGCTATCGCGCGGGAGAAGGCGGTGAACGGCTTCAACGCGGCATCCACATTTCGATCAACGGGGTGGCTGCGGGGTTGCGCAACACGGGGTGA